A single genomic interval of Antechinus flavipes isolate AdamAnt ecotype Samford, QLD, Australia chromosome 1, AdamAnt_v2, whole genome shotgun sequence harbors:
- the LOC127547673 gene encoding delta-aminolevulinic acid dehydratase-like, giving the protein MEDIEASRLNEDTEGGVLVYKEALIAHGLGNKVSVMSYSAKFASCFYGPFRDAAHSSPAFGDRRCYQLPPGARGLALRAVDRDVREGADILMVKPGLPYLDIVREVKNKHSVLPLAVYHVSGEFAMLWHGARAGAFDLKTAVIEAMTAFRRAGADIIITYYTPQLLQWLKEP; this is encoded by the exons ATGGAAGACATTGAGGCCAGCAGGCTGAATGAGGATACTGAGGGTGGGGTGCTAGTATAT AAGGAGGCATTGATCGCCCATGGGCTTGGCAACAAGGTATCAGTGATGAGCTACAGTGCCAAGTTTGCTTCTTGTTTCTATGGTCCTTTCCGGGATGCAGCACATTCTAGCCCAGCTTTTGGTGACCGACGTTGTTACCAGTTGCCTCCTGGGGCTCGGGGCCTGGCTCTTCGAGCTGTGGATCGAGATGTCCGGGAAGGAGCCGATATTCTGATGGTTAAGCCAGGGTTGCCATACTTGGACATTGTAAGAGAAGTAAAGAACAAGCACTCTGTCCTGCCTCTTGCTGTATATCATGTTTCTGGGGAGTTCGCCATGCTGTGGCACGGGGCCCGAGCTGGGGCCTTTGACCTCAAGACTGCTGTTATAGAGGCCATGACAGCCTTCCGAAGAGCAGGTGCTGACATCATCATCACCTATTACACACCTCAACTCTTACAGTGGCTAAAGGAGCCATGA